Proteins from one Ahaetulla prasina isolate Xishuangbanna chromosome 2, ASM2864084v1, whole genome shotgun sequence genomic window:
- the LOC131193383 gene encoding complement component C9-like has protein sequence MSTSLLLIGILCILGANSFASGGKARVTQEPNAPEPIDCLLTAWTDWGPCIPCSGERHRSRGILKFGQFGGKSCIVALSDRESCETKSLCPDERGQCKDQEFECENGYCLKNRLVCNTENDCGDFSDEDNCDETKRPPCGDRDIDVSELGRTAGQGVNVLGMTPAQTAFQNEFYNGICDRARDGNTATYYRKPWNTAVLSYDTRGDKHFTSEFYSDQASTMKEIFKTKTQTFDANLSIKLKPTESDISGTIGGGFNASRSSNMSEFLKNTKGSNPIYLQVKSDIQLGTFQMRRRDLRLSETFLEELKFLPSTYEKGEYFKFLETYGTHYSHRGTIGGKYELIYVLDNQTLSSLGFSAEDVNGCLGFNLGISIDADVAEATAEIKAKQCKTSGFKSVDEVRQSGVIQDVVSLIQGGTTATLTRLNELLSSNVRLIDVEHYVEWAATLPQAPAVIRQELTPISDLVPLKIPDSRAKKVNLDRAVEDYVAEYSVCKCQPCLHGGTVMLIEGKCECACTPFYKGDACEIPKSTFIPAQTAIDGNWNCWSSWSSCQNRERQRTRECNNPEPGPGGKSCPGTSVEQDHC, from the exons ATGTCTACTTCTTTGCTTCTTATAGGAATTCTCTGCATTTTAGGAGCAAATAGTTTTGCCTCAGGAGGGAAAGCAAG GGTGACCCAAGAACCTAATGCTCCAGAGCCCATTGACTGCTTGCTGACTGCCTGGACTGATTGGGGGCCATGTATTCCATGCTCAGGAGAAAGA CACCGCTCAAGGGGTATTCTGAAGTTCGGACAGTTTGGAGGGAAGTCATGCATTGTGGCTCTGAGCGATAGAGAATCCTGTGAGACAAAAAGCCTGTGTCCAGATGAGAGAGGTCAATGTAAGGATCAAGAGTTTGAATGTGAAAATG GATATTGTCTAAAGAATAGGCTGGTATGTAACACAGAAAATGACTGTGGTGACTTCTCTGATGAAGATAATTGTGATGAAACCAAACGCCCACCATGTGGGGATCGTGACATTGACGTATCGGAACTTGGAAGAACAGCTGGACAAGG tgtGAATGTACTGGGAATGACACCAGCTCAAACTGCATTTCAAAATGAATTCTACAATGGCATTTGTGATAGAGCCCGTGATGGGAACACAGCCACTTATTACCGCAAGCCATGGAATACGGCTGTCCTCAGTTATGAC ACAAGAGGAGACAAACACTTTACAAGTGAATTCTACAGTGACCAAGCATCAACAATGAAAGAaatcttcaaaacaaaaacacagaCTTTTGATGCAAACTTGTCTATTAAACTGAAACCGACTGAGTCTGATATATCAGGCACTATTGGGGGAGGCTTCAATGCTAGCAGATCATCCAACATGAGTGAATTCTTGAAAAACACCAAAGGATCg AATCCCATCTATTTACAAGTCAAATCTGATATACAACTgggaactttccaaatgcgaagaCGTGATTTGCGCTTGAGTGAGACATTCCTGGAAGAACTAAAGTTTTTGCCAAGTACCTATGAGAAGGGAgagtattttaaatttcttgaaaCATATGGAACTCATTATTCACATAGAGGAACCATTGGAGGAAAATATGAGCTGATATATGTGTTGGATAACCAAACTCTTTCATCACTTG GGTTCAGTGCAGAGGATGTAAATGGATGCTTAGGCTTTAATTTAGGAATTTCTATCGACGCAGATGTTGCAGAAGCCACAGCGGAGATTAAAGCCAAGCAATGTAAAACCAGTGGATTTAAAAGTG ttGATGAAGTGAGACAGAGTGGGGTTATCCAAGATGTAGTCTCTCTGATTCAAGGTGGGACAACAGCTACCTTAACAAGGTTGAATGAATTGCTTTCATCAAATGTCAGGCTAATTGATGTAGAACACTATGTCGAATGGGCTGCTACACTACCACAAGCTCCTGCAGTGATAAGACAAGAG TTAACCCCAATTTCGGACCTTGTACCGCTGAAAATCCCAGACTCCCGAGCAAAGAAAGTAAATCTGGACAGAGCTGTAGAGGATTATGTGGCTGAATACAGCGTATGCAAATGCCAGCCTTGTCTACATGGTGGGACAGTAATGCTGATAGAAGGGAAGTGTGAATGCGCCTGCACTCCATTTTATAAGGGAGATGCCTGTGAAATACCCAAGTCAACTTTCATACCAG CTCAAACTGCCATTGATGGGAACTGGAACTGCTGGTCTAGCTGGTCCTCATGTCAGAATAGAGAACGTCAGCGAACAAGAGAGTGTAATAATCCTGAACCTGGACCTGGGGGCAAATCATGTCCTGGAACAAGTGTAGAACAAGACCATTGTTAA